The Puniceicoccales bacterium genome contains the following window.
ATTAAACAGCCTACTTTTCCCTACGTTTGGGCGACCAACAATGGCTATGGTAAAACATGGATTCATCGGCAAAGTAAATAACTATATAAACCAGCCTCTAACAAGCCAAAAGTTAAAAATCCTCTGGCATCCGGTTCGTAAACTCCTCGACAAATTTGGTTGTAACCTTACCTTCCCGGAAGTTTGGATCTAACATAACAGCCTGGGAAAAGGGAATCGTCGTATGCACTCCCTTAATAATATACTCTTTCAATGCCCTATACATTCTATCTATGGCCACGGTCCTGGTTGAGCCACTGGTAATCAATTTCGCAATCATGCTATCATAATACGGTGGAATGTCATATCCACCATACAGATGGCTGTCAACTCTGACACCATGGCCACCGGGTGAGTAGTAAAGCGATATGTTTCCAGGACATGGAGCAAAATTCCTTGACGGATCCTCGGCATTGATACGGCATTCTATGGCATGCCTATTGAACTTGATATTTTTTTGATCCAGTTTTAAATGTTCACCGGCAGCAATGGCTATCTGATTTTTTACCAAATCTATACCAGTAGCTTCCTCGGTAACCGCATGCTCCACCTGGATGCGTGTATTCATCTCCATGAAATAAAAATTTCCCTGTTTATCCACAAGAAATTCCACGGTACCAACATTTTCGTAGCCACACATCTTGGCCAGCTTAATTGCAGCCTCGCCCATTTTTCTACGAATATCTTCTGTTAGGAACAAAGATGGTGCTTCCTCTATCAGCTTTTGATACCGACGTTGGATGGAGCAATCCCTTTCGCCAAGATGCAGAATTTTGCCATGCTTATCAGCCATAATCTGTATCTCTATATGCCTTGGTTCCTCTATGTATTTTTCCACATACACAGATCCGTCTCCAAAGTTTTTTTCTGCTTCGGCTCGGGCTAGGTTAAATTCCTTTTGAAAAGATAAGGCATTATGGACCAATCTCATACCTTTTCCACCTCCGCCGGCTGCAGCCTTTACAATTACCGGAAACCCTATCTTC
Protein-coding sequences here:
- the accC gene encoding acetyl-CoA carboxylase biotin carboxylase subunit — translated: MFEKILIANRGEIALRVIRACHELGIKTLAVYSEVDEQSLHVQLSDEAICIGGASPTDSYLRHDRIISAAEIGNVDAIHPGYGFLAENAVFAEQCRDCKINFIGPNPDVIRQMGNKALAKELAVRAKVPIVPGSESIINSDKEALEVAQKIGFPVIVKAAAGGGGKGMRLVHNALSFQKEFNLARAEAEKNFGDGSVYVEKYIEEPRHIEIQIMADKHGKILHLGERDCSIQRRYQKLIEEAPSLFLTEDIRRKMGEAAIKLAKMCGYENVGTVEFLVDKQGNFYFMEMNTRIQVEHAVTEEATGIDLVKNQIAIAAGEHLKLDQKNIKFNRHAIECRINAEDPSRNFAPCPGNISLYYSPGGHGVRVDSHLYGGYDIPPYYDSMIAKLITSGSTRTVAIDRMYRALKEYIIKGVHTTIPFSQAVMLDPNFREGKVTTKFVEEFTNRMPEDF